A window of Alphaproteobacteria bacterium genomic DNA:
GCACTGGAGCCGGTGGAGGCCTTCCTCGACGACCGCACCGTGTGAGGCATGGACGCGCCCGCCCCAGCCGCCACGGACAACGCCGCCGCCTTCGCCAGCCAGCACGACGACGTCTTCGGGCGCATCGCCTCGCGCTACGACGTGCTGTGCGATCTGTTCAGCCTGGGCATCCATCGCCTGTGGAAGCGGCGCGTCGCGCGGCGTATCGCCGACGAGCCCTGGACCATGCTGCTCGACGGCGCCACGGGGACCGGCCACATCATCCTGCAGCTCCTGTCGCATGAAACCACGCAGAACAGGCGCATCGTCGCCTCGGACATCAGCCAGAAGATGCTGGCGATCGCCCAGCGCCGGCTGGCCGGTCAGCATGATCGTGTCGAGCTGCGCGTGCTGGATGCCGAGAGCATGCCGGCGATCGCCGACGCCAGCGTCGATGCCTACTCGATCTCGCTCGGGCTGAAGATCTGCAACCGGCACCGCGCGCTGGAAGAGGCCTTCCGCGTGCTGAAGCCCGGCGGGCGGCTGATCGCGCTGGAGGCGTCCAACATCCCCTGGGCGCCGCTGCATCGCGCCTACCTGGCCTACATGTCGCTGTGCATGCCGATGCTGGGCTGGCTGGCGACCGGCGGCGACGCGTCGGCCTACAAGTACCTGCTCCAGGGCATTCGCGGGTTTCCGTCGGCGGAAGCGCTGGCCCAGGAGATCGGCGGCCACGGCTTCACCGACGTGCGGTTCGAGCGCCTGTCTCTGGGTATCATGGCGATCCACACGGGCCGCAAGCCTTAGGGTATGGGCGAATAGCGCCCGTACATACAGTCTCGCCCGCACTGATCCCCAGCGGCCATAGAAGTTCGCCTCCTGCTGGGGACCCGGCAGTGCGTATCGATCACCTCACCGACAAAGCCTTAGGTCAGCTTAGCCCCGCACTCGTCGGCAGCTGCTTGGACTATGTCCGCGACGTCGCGCAGGAATTGATTGCGCTCAAGCGACGGTGTGAGGTCTGGAATTGGAGCAGCAGGATCAAAGATCTCCGTTCCAATGATCTCCGCACGCTCAAAGGTCGATCCCTTGCCATGTTTGTTATAAGCAGCCTGCCACTCTTCAACTTTGTTCTTCCACACGCGGCGGTTTGCGAGAGCGAGCACCCGGCGTGCGATGTTGTCCGCCAGCGCATCCACAATCACTTGTTTCTGATCATCATCAGGCTCGTCTCCGCCCCACTCGTGAGGACTCTGAAGGAAGACGTACATGCGATCCTGCAACTCTTTCCGCAGGTCAGCCACGGGCTGGAGAGAATCGTAGTGATCCGCCATTCCGGTGGCGAGCCGCCGACTCAGCGCTTTCACGCGTGTCCAATGCTCCTTGCCAACACCCGGCTTGAATTCAAGACCGAGACGCGCGAACCACGCTGCATGAAAGCTTTCCGCTGCTGACTTGACGGCCAGCACAAGATTCATCCGGTCATACCGTGGCACCGCTGGCCCGCGCGGAATCGACTTTGTGACTTCCGCAAGGAGTTCAAACAGCTTCTCAAGCTGATTGATAGTCCGGGTGCCTGCCTTTGTTGTCTTGGACAGCGGCTTGTCGATGCTCTCCAAGAAGACACGCGCGGCGTCTATGCGCTTCCGAAGAGCACGCTCTGCGAGAGGACCCAGGTCCTCGCCGATAGCCGAAAGCACATTCTCGGCCGATGCCATGACATGCTGCACCTTCGCACTTGGCGACGGCAAATTGTCACCCTTGACCTCATCGAAGTGCGTAAAGATCAGGATTTGCTTTGAGGCATTGCCGGAACTCACCAGCTCACGCATTGCTGCGACGGTCGCGGCCTGCATCGGCTGCATTGCATTGTCGACGACAAGCACTGCGTCAACCTCTTCGATGCGACGGCTAACCGCCGTTGAAACCGAGCCAGTTGTCTTGGGCGTATGACCGAGCCCCTCACCATCTAGCAGTGCTACCTTCGGCCTCGGCCCCCGCTCTCGCCAACTCGGCATAAACGGACCGGCAACTCGAACGCCATTGACCAATGGCGTCAGCAACTGACCAAAGTACTTCGCATAGTTACTTGAGAATCGAGTTACCGCGCGTATGAACGCGGCGCGATCATTGGTCTCCCAAGACCACGACAACGGCCACCCTTGCTTCGTGCGATTGACCAGATTGCGATCAAGCAGGTCGAAGCGCTTCTCAATTTCGTCGAAGAGGTCGTCTACGACCTCGTGGAACTGCTCGTCGTCGCGCGCTGCCTTGTCGAATACCTCTTCGAATAGCTCGTCAACGACGCGTTCGTCAGCTTCGGTTGTCGCGCCCAACTCTTGGCGCAACGCATCACCATGACGCTGAGCGATCTGCCTCAGCCGCGAAACTGAACTGGCCAGTATCTCATTCGTTTCGTGGAGATCGACAGCCTCGAACGCCTGTTCTGCGGTAAGCTCTAGCTCCTCGTCATCATCTTCCATCCCATCGAAGTCGGACTTAGTGGACGACGGCCCGTTACCAAGGACATAGCCGAATCGGTAACGCTGGTTGACATGATTGAGCATGCGCCGAAGGACTTCTGCATCGGGCGCCTTCCCATATGCGGCGAGGGCAGCGGCCGACGCACATTCGGTAAGGTATTCACGAGTTTCCTCGGCGGAAACAAAGGTGACAGCGGCCCTATATGGCCCATCGGCGACAATGATCTCCGTATCGTGGACGGTAGTCTTGGCAGTGGAGGTCGACGGAAAGCGCTCGGCTTCCGGATCGGTACCGATCAGCTGGCGCGCGAGCGTTGTCTTGCCGGCGCCAGTGGTCCCGAGGAGAAGCGCACGGATGTACCCGTCATGCTCGGCGTCGGGAAGGCGGATGATCTTCTCGCGGATAAGGCGAAAGTCCGTCTCCTCCGGTATCAGCTTATAGAAGAAGATCTCGACGACGCGCTTATCGAACCGCCGCTCGGCCTCTGCACGGGCCGCGGCATTGTGATACGTCGATTCCGCAAGCAATTCGTTGAGGTCTGCCAGAA
This region includes:
- a CDS encoding ubiquinone/menaquinone biosynthesis methyltransferase, coding for MDAPAPAATDNAAAFASQHDDVFGRIASRYDVLCDLFSLGIHRLWKRRVARRIADEPWTMLLDGATGTGHIILQLLSHETTQNRRIVASDISQKMLAIAQRRLAGQHDRVELRVLDAESMPAIADASVDAYSISLGLKICNRHRALEEAFRVLKPGGRLIALEASNIPWAPLHRAYLAYMSLCMPMLGWLATGGDASAYKYLLQGIRGFPSAEALAQEIGGHGFTDVRFERLSLGIMAIHTGRKP